A DNA window from Enterobacter asburiae contains the following coding sequences:
- a CDS encoding inner membrane protein YpjD, which yields MPVFALIALVAYSVSLALIVPGLLQKNSGWRRMAILSAVIALISHAFALESRIIPGDGSVQNLSVLNVGSLVSLMICTVMTIVASKNRGWLLLPIVYTFALINLALATFMPNEFITHLEATPGMLVHIGLSLFAYATLIIAALYAMQLAWIDYQLKNKKLAFNHEMPPLMVIERKMFHITQVGVVLLTLTLCTGLFYMKNLFSVENIDKAVLSIIAWFVYIVLLWGHYHEGWRGRRVVWFNVAGAGILTLAYFGSRFIQQFAG from the coding sequence ATGCCTGTTTTCGCACTGATCGCCCTTGTTGCCTACTCTGTCAGCCTCGCGCTGATCGTTCCCGGACTGCTGCAAAAAAACAGCGGCTGGCGGCGCATGGCTATTCTTTCCGCGGTGATCGCACTGATCAGCCACGCGTTTGCGCTGGAATCACGCATCATTCCCGGCGACGGCAGCGTGCAAAACCTGAGCGTCCTTAACGTCGGCTCGCTGGTCAGCCTGATGATCTGCACGGTAATGACCATCGTCGCGTCTAAAAATCGCGGCTGGCTGCTGCTGCCGATTGTCTATACCTTCGCGCTGATCAATCTGGCCCTCGCCACCTTTATGCCTAATGAATTCATTACGCATCTGGAGGCGACGCCGGGGATGCTGGTGCATATCGGCCTGTCGCTCTTTGCCTACGCGACGCTGATCATCGCCGCGCTTTACGCCATGCAGCTCGCCTGGATTGACTATCAGCTGAAAAACAAAAAGCTGGCGTTTAACCATGAGATGCCGCCGCTGATGGTCATTGAGCGTAAGATGTTCCACATCACCCAGGTGGGCGTTGTGCTGCTGACGCTGACGCTCTGCACGGGCCTGTTTTACATGAAGAACCTGTTCAGCGTGGAGAACATCGATAAAGCTGTGCTCTCCATCATCGCGTGGTTTGTCTATATTGTCCTGTTATGGGGCCATTATCATGAAGGCTGGCGCGGTCGTCGCGTGGTCTGGTTCAACGTCGCGGGTGCGGGCATTCTCACCCTTGCCTATTTTGGCAGCCGCTTCATACAGCAATTTGCTGGCTAA
- a CDS encoding RnfH family protein → MSHKIAVEVVYALPEKQYLQRVTLEEGATVEAAIRASGILELRSDIDLAKNKVGIYSRPVKLGDVLKEGDRVEIYRPLIADPKELRRQRAEKSGK, encoded by the coding sequence GTGTCGCATAAGATTGCTGTAGAAGTGGTGTATGCGCTACCGGAGAAGCAGTATCTGCAGCGCGTGACGCTGGAAGAGGGTGCAACCGTTGAGGCGGCTATCCGCGCGTCCGGCATCCTCGAACTTCGCAGCGATATCGACCTGGCGAAAAATAAGGTCGGGATTTATAGCCGTCCGGTGAAGCTGGGTGATGTGCTGAAAGAGGGCGACCGGGTTGAGATTTATCGCCCGCTGATTGCTGACCCGAAAGAACTGCGACGTCAGCGTGCGGAGAAATCGGGTAAGTAG
- a CDS encoding HlyC/CorC family transporter: MEHISTTTLIVILIVMVVISAYFSGSETGMMTLNRYRLRHRAKQGNRAARRVEKLLRKPDRLISLVLIGNNLVNILASALGTIVGMRLYGNAGVAIATGVLTFVVLVFAEVLPKTIAALYPEKVAYPSSFLLAPLQILMMPLVWLLNMVTRVLMRMVGIKADVTISSALSKEELRTIVNESRSQISRRNQDMLLSVLDLEKVSVNDIMVPRNEIVGIDINDDWKAIVRQLTHSPHGRIVLYRDSLDDAISMLRVREAYRLMTEKKEFTKEVMLRAADEIYYVPEGTPLSTQLVKFQRNKKKVGLVVNEYGDIQGLVTVEDILEEIVGDFTTSMSPSLAEEVTPQNDGSVLIDGSANIRELNKAFNWHLPEDEARTINGMILEALEEIPAAGTRVRIEQYDIDILDVQDNMIKQVKVLPVKPLRESIAE, encoded by the coding sequence CTGGAACACATCTCTACCACCACGCTGATCGTTATCCTGATCGTCATGGTGGTCATCTCCGCCTATTTCTCCGGCTCGGAAACCGGCATGATGACCTTAAACCGCTACCGGTTACGTCATCGTGCTAAACAGGGTAACCGTGCCGCTCGTCGCGTTGAAAAACTGCTTCGCAAGCCGGATCGCCTGATAAGCCTGGTGCTCATCGGCAACAACCTTGTCAACATTCTGGCCTCCGCCCTCGGCACCATCGTTGGGATGCGCCTGTACGGCAACGCCGGGGTGGCGATTGCCACCGGCGTGCTGACGTTCGTGGTGCTGGTGTTTGCCGAAGTGCTGCCGAAAACCATCGCCGCGCTTTACCCTGAGAAAGTCGCCTACCCGAGCAGCTTCCTGCTGGCACCGCTGCAGATCCTGATGATGCCCCTGGTCTGGCTGCTGAACATGGTGACGCGCGTACTGATGCGGATGGTGGGGATCAAAGCCGATGTCACCATCAGCAGCGCGCTCAGCAAAGAGGAGCTGCGCACCATCGTGAATGAATCCCGCTCGCAGATCTCCCGGCGCAATCAGGACATGCTCCTGTCAGTGCTGGATCTGGAAAAGGTGAGCGTCAACGACATCATGGTGCCGCGTAACGAAATCGTCGGTATCGACATCAATGACGACTGGAAAGCCATCGTTCGCCAGCTGACGCACTCCCCGCACGGGCGCATTGTGCTCTATCGCGACTCGCTGGATGACGCCATCAGCATGCTGCGCGTGCGCGAAGCCTACCGTCTGATGACCGAGAAAAAAGAGTTCACCAAAGAGGTGATGCTGCGCGCCGCCGACGAGATTTACTACGTGCCGGAAGGTACGCCGCTCAGCACCCAACTGGTGAAATTCCAGCGCAACAAGAAGAAGGTCGGCCTGGTAGTCAATGAGTACGGCGATATTCAGGGGCTGGTGACGGTCGAAGATATTCTGGAAGAGATTGTCGGGGACTTTACCACGTCAATGTCGCCTTCCCTCGCGGAAGAGGTTACCCCGCAAAACGACGGCTCGGTGCTGATTGACGGTAGCGCGAACATTCGTGAACTCAACAAAGCCTTTAACTGGCATTTACCGGAAGATGAGGCTCGTACGATTAACGGGATGATTCTGGAAGCGCTGGAAGAGATCCCGGCGGCGGGCACGCGGGTGCGCATTGAGCAGTACGATATTGATATCCTGGACGTGCAGGACAATATGATTAAGCAGGTGAAAGTCCTGCCCGTAAAACCCCTGCGCGAAAGTATCGCTGAGTAA
- the bamE gene encoding outer membrane protein assembly factor BamE, giving the protein MRCKMLTAAAAVLLMLTAGCSTLEKVVYRPDINQGNYLTPNDVSKIRVGMTQQQVAYALGTPMMSDPFGTNTWFYVFRQKPGHEDATQQTLTLTFSSAGVLTNIDNKPALTK; this is encoded by the coding sequence ATGCGTTGTAAAATGCTGACCGCTGCCGCAGCGGTTCTTCTGATGTTGACCGCAGGCTGTTCCACTCTGGAGAAAGTGGTTTACCGTCCTGACATCAACCAGGGGAACTACCTTACCCCTAACGATGTGTCCAAAATCCGTGTGGGGATGACACAACAGCAGGTCGCTTATGCACTGGGAACCCCGATGATGTCCGATCCGTTCGGCACTAATACCTGGTTCTATGTATTCCGTCAGAAGCCGGGCCACGAAGATGCGACCCAGCAGACCCTGACGCTGACCTTCAGCAGCGCCGGTGTGTTGACCAACATCGACAACAAGCCTGCCCTGACCAAATAA
- the grpE gene encoding nucleotide exchange factor GrpE, which translates to MSSKEQKTPEGQAPEEIITEQHDEVEAVEPDASAEQVDPRDEKIANLEAQLVEAQNRERDGVLRIKAEMENLRRRTEQDVEKAHKFALEKFVNELLPVIDSLDRALEVADKANPDNAAMIEGIELTLKSMLDVVRKFGVEVIADTNVPLDPNVHQAIAMVESEEVEAGKVLGVMQKGYTLNGRTIRAAMVTVAKAKA; encoded by the coding sequence ATGAGTAGTAAAGAACAGAAAACGCCTGAGGGGCAAGCCCCTGAAGAAATTATCACGGAACAGCACGATGAAGTTGAGGCTGTAGAGCCAGACGCATCTGCTGAGCAGGTGGACCCGCGCGATGAAAAAATTGCGAATCTGGAAGCCCAGCTGGTAGAAGCGCAGAATCGCGAACGCGATGGTGTTCTGCGCATCAAGGCGGAAATGGAAAACCTGCGTCGCCGTACCGAGCAGGACGTTGAGAAGGCGCATAAATTTGCGCTGGAGAAATTCGTCAACGAACTGCTGCCGGTAATCGATAGCCTCGACCGCGCGCTGGAAGTGGCTGACAAAGCGAATCCGGACAACGCGGCGATGATCGAAGGTATCGAACTGACGCTGAAATCCATGCTCGACGTGGTGCGTAAGTTTGGCGTAGAAGTCATTGCCGATACCAACGTACCGCTGGATCCAAACGTTCACCAGGCGATTGCAATGGTGGAGTCCGAAGAGGTGGAAGCCGGTAAAGTGCTGGGCGTGATGCAGAAAGGTTACACCCTGAACGGCCGTACCATTCGCGCTGCGATGGTGACCGTGGCGAAAGCGAAAGCGTAA
- the recN gene encoding DNA repair protein RecN: MLAQLTISNFAIVRELEIDFHSGMTAITGETGAGKSIAIDALGLCLGGRAEGDMVRMGANRADLCARFSLKDTPAAQRWLEQNQLEDGRECLLRRVISSDGRSRGFINGTAVPLSQLRELGQLLIQIHGQHAHQQLVKPEQQKALLDGYAGEYALTQLMAEHYRQWHQSCRELAQHQQQSQERAARAELLAYQLKELNEFNPQPGEFEQIDEEYKRLANSGHLLSTSQNALNLLADGEDVNLQSQLYNVRQLITELVGMDSKLSGVLDMLEEAAIQISEASDELRHYCERLDLDPNRLFELEQRISRQISLARKHHVTPEELPGFYQSLLEEQQQLDDQADSQETLSLAVNLHHEQALATAQKLHEIRQHYAQELSQHITDSMHTLAMPHGIFTIDVRFEENHLTAEGADRIEFRVTTNPGQPLQAISKVASGGELSRIALAIQVITARKMETPALIFDEVDVGISGPTAAVVGKLLRQLGESTQVMCVTHLPQVAGCGHHHFIVSKETDGEMTETHMKPLDKRARLQELARLLGGSEVTRNTLANAKELLAA, from the coding sequence ATGCTGGCACAATTGACCATCAGCAACTTTGCCATTGTTCGTGAGCTTGAGATCGATTTCCACAGCGGCATGACGGCGATCACCGGGGAAACCGGTGCAGGTAAATCCATTGCCATTGATGCCCTCGGCTTGTGCCTTGGTGGCCGCGCAGAGGGCGACATGGTGCGCATGGGCGCAAACCGTGCCGACCTGTGCGCCCGTTTCTCCCTGAAAGACACCCCTGCCGCCCAGCGCTGGCTGGAACAGAACCAGCTTGAAGATGGACGTGAGTGTTTACTTCGCCGCGTGATCAGCAGCGACGGTCGTTCACGTGGCTTTATCAACGGCACGGCGGTCCCGCTCTCCCAGCTTCGCGAACTCGGCCAGCTGCTTATCCAGATCCACGGTCAGCACGCGCACCAGCAACTCGTCAAACCTGAACAGCAGAAAGCGCTGCTGGATGGCTATGCGGGTGAGTACGCGCTTACTCAGCTTATGGCGGAGCACTATCGCCAGTGGCATCAGAGCTGCCGTGAACTTGCCCAGCACCAGCAGCAAAGCCAGGAGCGCGCCGCACGTGCGGAACTGCTGGCGTACCAGCTTAAAGAGCTCAACGAATTCAACCCGCAGCCGGGTGAGTTTGAGCAAATCGACGAAGAGTACAAACGTCTGGCGAACAGCGGCCACCTACTCTCAACCAGCCAGAATGCGCTCAACCTGCTGGCGGACGGCGAAGACGTGAACCTGCAAAGCCAGCTGTATAACGTCCGCCAGCTCATTACCGAACTGGTTGGCATGGACAGCAAGCTTTCTGGCGTCCTGGATATGCTGGAAGAAGCGGCCATTCAGATCTCCGAAGCCAGTGACGAACTGCGCCACTACTGTGAACGTCTGGATCTCGACCCGAACCGTCTGTTTGAGCTGGAGCAGCGCATTTCCCGTCAAATTTCACTGGCGCGCAAGCACCACGTCACGCCGGAAGAGCTGCCAGGATTCTATCAGTCTCTGCTGGAAGAACAGCAGCAGCTTGACGATCAGGCTGACTCGCAGGAAACCCTCTCTCTCGCGGTGAACCTGCATCATGAACAGGCGCTGGCGACAGCGCAAAAGCTGCATGAAATCCGTCAGCATTACGCCCAGGAGCTAAGCCAGCACATCACCGACAGCATGCACACGCTGGCGATGCCGCACGGTATCTTCACCATTGATGTCCGCTTTGAAGAGAATCACCTGACGGCAGAAGGTGCGGACCGCATCGAGTTCCGCGTCACCACCAACCCGGGGCAGCCGCTGCAGGCTATCTCCAAAGTGGCCTCCGGTGGTGAACTTTCGCGTATTGCGCTGGCGATTCAGGTGATTACCGCGCGTAAAATGGAAACCCCGGCGCTGATTTTCGATGAAGTGGATGTCGGCATCAGCGGCCCAACGGCGGCGGTGGTGGGCAAACTGCTGCGCCAGCTAGGCGAATCAACGCAGGTGATGTGTGTCACCCACCTGCCGCAGGTCGCGGGCTGTGGCCATCATCACTTTATCGTCAGCAAAGAAACCGACGGTGAAATGACCGAAACGCACATGAAGCCGCTGGATAAACGTGCGCGTCTGCAGGAGCTTGCTCGCCTGCTCGGTGGCAGCGAAGTCACCCGCAATACGCTCGCGAACGCGAAAGAACTGCTGGCGGCATAA
- the nadK gene encoding NAD(+) kinase, translating into MNNHFRCIGIVGHPRHPTALTTHEMLYRWLCSKGYEVMVEQQIAQELQLKSVKTGTLAEIGQQADLAVVVGGDGNMLGAARTLARYDIKVIGINRGNLGFLTDLDPDNAQQQLADVLEGHYISEKRFLLEAQVCQQDCQKRISTAINEVVLHPGKVAHMIEFEVYIDEIFAFSQRSDGLIISTPTGSTAYSLSAGGPILTPSLDAITLVPMFPHTLSARPLVINGDSTIRLRFSHRRNDLEISCDSQIALPIQEGEDVLIRRCDYHLNLIHPKDYSYFNTLSSKLGWSKKLF; encoded by the coding sequence ATGAATAATCATTTCAGGTGTATTGGGATTGTCGGGCATCCGCGTCACCCTACCGCACTAACGACACATGAAATGTTGTATCGCTGGTTGTGTAGCAAAGGCTATGAAGTGATGGTCGAGCAGCAGATTGCGCAGGAGCTTCAGCTGAAGAGCGTCAAAACCGGCACGCTGGCGGAAATTGGCCAACAGGCCGATCTCGCCGTGGTGGTGGGCGGCGACGGCAATATGCTCGGCGCGGCCCGCACGCTGGCGCGTTATGACATTAAGGTCATCGGCATCAACCGTGGCAATCTCGGCTTTTTAACCGACCTCGACCCGGACAATGCGCAGCAGCAGCTGGCTGACGTGCTGGAAGGGCACTATATCAGCGAAAAACGATTTTTACTGGAAGCGCAGGTGTGCCAGCAGGACTGTCAGAAGCGCATCAGCACCGCAATTAACGAGGTGGTTCTTCACCCCGGAAAAGTGGCGCACATGATTGAATTCGAAGTTTACATCGACGAAATCTTTGCTTTCTCCCAGCGTTCCGACGGGCTGATTATCTCCACCCCGACAGGCTCAACCGCCTACTCGCTTTCTGCCGGCGGCCCGATCCTGACGCCCTCGCTGGATGCCATTACCCTGGTGCCGATGTTCCCGCACACGCTCTCCGCCCGCCCGCTGGTCATCAACGGCGACAGCACGATACGTCTGCGCTTCTCGCATCGCCGTAACGACCTGGAGATCAGCTGCGACAGCCAGATAGCGCTGCCGATCCAGGAAGGTGAAGATGTTCTCATTCGTCGATGTGATTACCACCTTAATCTGATTCATCCGAAAGATTACAGCTATTTCAACACATTAAGCTCGAAGCTTGGCTGGTCAAAAAAATTGTTCTGA